Proteins from one Salmo salar chromosome ssa29, Ssal_v3.1, whole genome shotgun sequence genomic window:
- the LOC106590420 gene encoding nebulette isoform X15 yields MGRHNNVKYKKQLQATSVGVTPELERVRQNQENISSVQYQRGMKEMKGRSCNELDTPELRRVRKSQNDISMAKYHEDFERTRGRGCTPVMEDQSMERMHHRNKLMMSEAAYKGVHPQVVEMDRRPGGIIVDGSSTLDSTHLARNYLKVWRTDPGSIFDFDPVEDNIQSKSLHRLSERASRLTRQQSQQSVHSQAQSVSSLASASDLWDKSLSVCSSSSALQSQDRAPVLPGAYHQSAQQQQHGYGYMHQTSMSSVRSVQSPPSVTMRVYRALYDYAAQDHDEVSFRDGDVIVNAQPIDEGWMYGTVQRTGKSGMLPANYVECFN; encoded by the exons ATGGGACGTCATAATAAT GTGAAGTATAAAAAGCAGCTGCAGGCCACCAGTGTGGGAGTCACCCCAGAGTTGGAGAGAGTCCGTCAGAACCAGGAGAACATCAGCTCG GTGCAGTACCAGCGCGGGATGAAAGAGATGAAGGGCCGGTCCTGCAACGAGTTGGACACGCCCGAACTGAGGCGTGTCAGGAAGTCCCAGAACGATATCTCCATG GCGAAATACCACGAGGACTTTGAGCGGACTAGGGGCCGAGGCTGCACCCCAGTGATGGAGGACCAAAGCATGGAGCGAATGCACCACCGGAACAAGCTGATGATGAGCGAGGCAGCCTACAAGGGAGTGCACCCACAGGTGGTGGAGATGGACAGGAGACCCGGCGGCATCATCGTAG ACGGAAGCTCCACATTGGACTCTACTCACCTGGCCCGAAACT ACCTTAAGGTGTGGCGAACAGACCCAGGCTCCATCTTTGACTTTGACCCTGTGGAGGATAACATTCAGTCTAAAAGTCTTCACAGACTGTCTG AGCGTGCGAGCCGCCTCACCCGGCAGCAGTCTCAGCAGTCGGTACACTCGCAGGCCCAGTCAGTGAGTTCACTGGCCTCTGCCTCTGACCTGTGGGACaaaagcctgtctgtctgcagcagCAGCTCCGCACTGCAGTCCCAGGACAGAG CTCCTGTGCTACCTGGGGCATACCATCAGAGtgctcagcagcagcagcatgggTATGGCTACATGCACCAGACCAGCATGTCCTCTGTGAGGTCTGTGCAGTCCCCCCCATCTGTCACCATG AGAGTGTACCGGGCGTTGTACGACTACGCAGCGCAGGACCACGACGAGGTGTCCTTCCGCGACGGTGACGTCATCGTCAACGCTCAGCCCATCGACGAGGGCTGGATGTACGGCACC